The Sphingobium sp. JS3065 sequence CGTGAGGGCGATGCATGTCATTATCTTGCGGAAGATGCGATGGAGCCGCTGTGGCAAGGTCAGCGCTTTCCGCAAGATACGTGCGTTTCGGGCTGGGCGATGCAGAACAGGACATCCGCCGCCATCGCCGATATCACCCTTGATCCGCGCGTGCCGCAGGATGCCTACCGGACGACCTTCGTCAAGAGCATGGCGATGGTTCCCATCGGGGATGGCGAGCCTGTCGCGGCCCTGGGCGCTTATTGGGCTTCAATCGGCCATCCCGATGCCCATGAAATGGCCGTTCTGGAGGCGCTGGCGCAGGCAGCCTCGACAGCGCTGGCGCATGGGCGCCTGGTCGCTGAAATGGCAGAGCTCAATCGCGATCTTGAAGCACGCATCGAGGAGCGGACCAAGGAACTGGAAGCTGCGCATCAAAGCCTCATGCAGACTCAGAAGCTCGAGCTGATGGGGCAATTGACCGGGAATGTCGCCCACGATTTCAATAACCTGCTTTCACCGATCATGACGAGCCTGGATCTTATCCTCCAGACAGGGTCTCCCGGACAGGCTGCCCTCGCGCCGGCCCAGGTGGCGATGGAAGCTGTCGAACGCGCCCGTGCGCTTGTCCAGAGGCTGCTGGCATTCGCGCGGCGGCGCCCGCTCGCGCATGCCGTCATGGACATCAGGTCGCTCCTCAAGGGAATGCAGTCGCTGCTCGAGAGCACCGTTGGCGGACGGATCCAGCTCCATATTGCTGCACCGCCCGGCCTGCCCCATGTCGCGGGTGACCGGCAGCAACTGGAAATCGCGATCCTCAACCTTGTGGTCAACGCGCGCGACGCCATGCCCGATGGTGGCGTTCTCGCCATCTCCGCAAGCTATCCATCGGCCCCGGAAGGCCATTTCGCCAAGGATGACGGCTTTGTCCGGCTGGTCGTAGCCGATCAGGGCGAGGGCATGGACGAGGCGACCAGGACGATGGCGCTCGAGCCCTTCTTCACGACCAAGGGCGACGGCTCGGGCACGGGGTTGGGCCTGTCGATGGTGCATGGGGTCGTGCAGGAGCTTGGGGGCGTCATCGGCATCGCCAGCGAACCCGGGGCAGGCACCCAGGTGAGCCTCTGGTTGCCGATTACCCATGATGTGGAGGCCCAGCGGCCGGCTCCCAGAATCGCGAACGTGGCGATGGAGGTCGAAGGCATTGCGGTCGTGGTGGACGATCATAATCTGGTGCGAAGGGGCACCGCTGCAATGTTGCGGGAAGAGGGGTATAAGGTCGTCGAGGTTGAAAGCGCAGAAGCGTGCCTTGTCAGGCTGAAGGAGGGGCTGCGGCCGGCGCTTCTCATAACCGACCATGTCATGCCTGGCATGACGGGGCTTGATCTGGTCCACCGCGTGGCGGATCTTTATCCGCAGGTGCCCATTCTCCTCGTCTCTGGCTATGACGGGCTTGATGCGACGCCGGCCGATATCGTGCGCATGACCAAACCGTTCCGTCAGCACGAACTGCAGGCAGCGATCGCGCGCGCGCGACGGCAGGCCCAGATGCGGAGCGGGAGCGCTCCATCCGGTGTCAGCAGGGCCGGATGATGCATGGTTTTCAAGCGAGGCGCTTTGGCAAAAACATCGGATCCCGCTGGCCAAGACCCGCCGCCACGGCTCGCGCACAACGCCGCCGCGCTTGATCGATCCTCCTTAGTCTTCCATTGACGGGGAGGGGCGGGTTTCGGTGAGTCGGTTTTGCGAGGTTCAAGGATGGTCAAGCCCACCTTCAAGCAGTCCGAGGTGAACGAACAGTTCGATAGCCCGCTTGGTTCCTGCGCCGAACTGGCGACAGCCATGCTGGATCCGCAGGGATATGTCGTGAGCTGGAGCTCCGGTGCGGAGCGGTCGAGAGGATATGCCGCCAGCGAGATCATAGGAAAACATTTAAGCGTCCTGTTTACACCCCAAGAGCGTGAAGCCGGGGTTCCCCAGCATGCTCTTGAAGCTGCGCGCAGTGGCCGCTTCGAAACGCAGGGCTGGCAACTTTGCAAAGCGGGCCCCGGTTTTCTTGCGCACATCGTGATGGATCCGGTCTGGAACAGGCATGGCGATCTCACCGGTTTCGTGCTGATCACGGCCGATGTGACAGCCGGGCAACGGCGTGAACAGGCGCTTGTCGAGAGCGAGCTTCAGTTCCGGCTGCTGGTCGAAGGGCTCCGCGAATTTGCCATCTACATGATCGGTCCGGACGGAACCGTCACCAACTGGAATGCGGGCGCGAAAGCCATCAAGGGTTACGACGCCCCGGAGATACTAGGCCGGCATTTTTCATGCTTCTACACGCAGGAGGACCGTTCGCGCGGAGTGCCCGCCGCAGCTTTGGAGGAGGCTCTGGAAAGGGGGAAATTCGAGGCCGAGGGATGGCGTGTGCGCAAGGATGGTTCTCGCTTCTGGGCGCACGTCGTCATCAGCCCGGTCTTCGACGATCTTGGCGAGCATAGGGGGTTTGCCAAGGTCACGCGTGACGCGAGCGAAAAGCGCAAGCAGGAGGAGGAGCTGCGGCAGGCCCAGGAGGCGCTGTTGCAGTCACAGAAGTTGCAGGCGCTTGGGGAGCTTGCGGGGGGCATCGCGCACGACTTCAACAATCTCATGACAGTGGTGCGGGGCACCGCCGATCTCCTCCTGAGGCGGCCCGATCTGCCCGAGGAGAAGCGCAGCCGTTATCTCCAAACTGTGCTGGAGACGTCCGAGCGCGCGACCAGTCTGACGTCTCAACTTCTGGCCTTTGCCCGTCGTCAGCCGCTCGAGCCTGAGGTCATCGACCTGAGCGTTCGTCTCGATGCCCTTGCCGAGATGATCCAGCGCACGCTTGGCAATCAATATAGGCTGGAGCTTGACCTTGCTCCCGCGCTATGGCCAGTCGAGATCGACCCGACAGGCCTGGAGACAGCGGTGCTCAACGCCGTCCTGAATGCCCGGGACGCGATGCCCGATGGAGGCGAAATCAGAATTGCGACGAATAACCTCAGTGCCGTGGAACCCGGGATGGTGAGCCTCTCGATTGCCGATACGGGGCCTGGCATCCCGCCCGAGCAGGCCGAGCGCGTCTTTGAGCCTTTTTTCACGACGAAACCGGTGGGCAAGGGAACGGGCCTTGGCCTCTCGCAGATCCATGGCTTTGCCGAGCAGTCGGGCGGCTCTGTGACGTTCCGGTCAGCGCCCGGTGAGGGCGCGATGCTGGAAATTCGTCTGCCTGGCACAGGCAAGATGCCGCCGGCCGCGAAACAGGAGCAGGATCATATTGTGCTGGCGAAGGGACTGCATGTCCTGCTTGTCGAGGATAGCGACCATGTCCGCCGTTTTGCGCGGCAACTGCTCGAGGATCTGGGATGCGAGGTGCTCGAGGCGAGCAGCGCGGAAGATGCGCTCGAATTGCTCAAGGGGCACGCGGTTGACCTGGTGTTTTCAGACATATTGATGCCGGGCCGGACGGGTCTTGAGCTGGCGCAGGACATCAAGGCCGTTTACGGGCTCCCCGTGCTCCTTGCCAGCGGCTACAGCAGCGAGCAGTTCGTTCCGAAAGATCAGCGCGAATTTCCCATCCTGCGCAAGCCCTACAAGCTCGAGACGCTCGCCGCCAGCATCAACGAGCTGGTGGGCGGGCCGCGACGCCAGGCCGGGCGGGCTTGAACCGGACAACGCGGAAGGAAAGGAGACAGGGCGGCGGCAGGCACGCGGTGTAGATGCCGGCGCCGGATCACTCTCAATAATGCCATGCCCAACACTCCATGACCCCTCGCTCCCAAAGTCAGGGGTGAGCTCAACATGGGTCATTTCTCAGTGGAAATTGTGTCCTGCCTAGATCACCTCTCAGCGGCAATCAACAGGCTCCCAACCTTGTTGCTGTGCTAGCGTCCGTGTGTTATTATGCACTAATCATGTAACACATGGAGCGAAGCCCATGACAGAAGCGACATTCACCTTTCGGGTTGATGAAGCATTAAAAAGCGAGTTTGCCCAAGCCGCCAAGGCCAAGGATCGCACCGGCGCGCAGCTTCTCCGCGACTTCATGCGCCAGTATGTCGAACGCCAGCAGGAAGTGGCGGCACATGACGCATGGTTCCGGCAAGAGGTTCAAATCGGATTGGACGCGGCAAATGCCGGTCATCTGATCCCCGGTAATGAAGTCGAAGCCGAAGCAGCGGCATGGCGTGCAGCAACCCGGCGCAGGATGGCAGGCGAGGCGTGAGCCTGGTTTGGACTGTCCCGGCAAGCCTCGACCGGAAACACATTCGCGAATACATAGCACAGGACAACCCCATCGCTGCAATCGCGCTGGATGACCAGTTTGCCGATAAGGCGCGCCGCCTTGTAGATTACCCCGGCTTAGGAAGGCCGGGGAGGATGCCGGGAACTCGCGAACTGATCGCCCATCATAACTACATACTGGTTTATGATGTGGCCGGAGAAGCCGTGCGAATCTTGCGTGTCCTTCATGCACGGCGACAATGGCCGCCCAGCGTTGCAACCGGGGATTAAGTCAAGGAGCCTGCCAGATGACCGGGCAGACGTTCACCCGCTATGACAGCGCCGACTGTCTGGAGACAGAAAGATGTTGCGGCCTATCTTGAAGCCGTAATGAACGAAGAGCCGTAATCGGCCGCCGACTATGACGGTCGGACGGGCGAGGCGGTCCGGTGGGCGCGTGTCGAGATCGGCCAGATGCTTACAAGCAGAAGGATGTGTTCTGCGGCTACGACGCTGCCCTTTTCAAGCAATCGCAATTAACCGCGTCCCGAGTCCGACACTTGGCCGGGTCAGGCTCGTGGGAAGGCTCGAGCGAATCGTTAATGATTTTCCCTTAGCGGAGGAGGCGGAGCGGACGGGTCGGGGTGGAAAAAAGCGCTAAAAATGGATCGGAATTCTGGACAATTGGTCAGCTGGCTGCTTGGCTCGCCACTCGATCCTCCCCCTCCGCTTGCCGCCGAGCTGAAGAACGGCCTGTTCACCTCCGTGCCCATATTCATGGGCGGGGTATTCAACACGCTGTTGGTCGCGGCCATCGCAGCCTGGCGCCATCCCACCCCGGTTTTCACGGGCTGGGTCCTTTTCGAAGCCGTTCTGGGCGTGATGCGCCTGACCTGTCTGGTGCGGGGCCGGAAGGCGATTCAGGCGGAACGGAAGCCGCCGCGTCATGCTGCGGCGCTGCTTTCCTGCGCCTGGTCCGCATCCGTGGGCGTTGGCACCTTCCTTTGCCTCCTCAATGGCGACTGGATACTTGCAACGATTGCGTGCCTGTCCGCGGCGGCGATGATCTGCGGGATATGCCTGAGGAACTTCGGCACGCCCAGGCTGGCTGTCTTGATGGTCTGCGCGACGGTAGCCCCCTGCGCGATCGCGGGGTTGCTCGTGTCCGAACCGGTCCTGACGGTCATCAGCCTTCAGCTTCCGGTCTTTACATGGACCATCTTTATCGCGTCGTTCGGCCTTCACAAGATGCTCGTGTCCCGGATGGTCGCCTTGAGCGAACTCGAGCGCAGCCAGTCGCTCAATCGCACCATTCTGCAATCGAGTCCCGATCCTACCTTTCTCCTTGATGAGGCGCATCGACTGATCTTTTCCAACCCGCCGGGCCGGGAGTTGTTTGGAGAGGATGTGGCCTATGGCGAGCCATGGTTGTTCATGCTTCCCGCAGGCGACCGGGCGCGGGCTGAGGCGGTGCTTGAGCGGGCCCGGTCCGATCCTGCCAATCTGGTTGTCGAGTTGACCCGTCCTTCCGGTTCGAGCGCCTGGTTTGATATTGTCATCAACCGGACCGCAGCCGCATTGAAAGGCTTTGTCGTCGTCGCGCGCGATATCAGCGACCAGAAGGTGTCGGAGGAACGGGCGATCTGGATGGCCCGGCATGACGCGCTGACGGGACTGCCAAACCGCACCATATTGCAGGACCGGCTGGACAAAATTCTCGATCGTGGCGAGGCATCGGCCGGCGCAGCGTTGCTGATCGTCGATGTCGATAATTTCAAGACCATCAACGACAGCTTCGGACATGATTGCGGCGACGCGTTGCTGTGCACGGTAGCGCAGAGATTGCGCGCGACCCTCCGCGCAGACGATCTGGTGGCAAGAACGGGCGGCGACGAATTCACGCTTGTCATCGCCGCCGCCTGCGAAGCGGACGTGATCGAGACTGCCCGGCGGATTTACGGGCAGCTGGAGGCGCCGATGCGCCATCGAGGACTGCTGGTCGAATGCGGTGTAAGCATCGGGGCGAGCCTTGTCCCGCGCGATGGACGGAAACGTTCCGACATATTGAAGGCTGCGGACGTCGCCCTGTACGCGGCCAAGACGGACGGCCGCAGCCAGATCAAGATCTTTTCGCCTGCGATGCTGATTGAAGCGGAAAAGCCCAGGGCGATGATCGCATCTGCCCGGGACGCGCTGCAGCGCGACGCGGTCCTTCCCTATTATCAACCCAAGGTGTCGCTGTACGACGGCAGGACCGTGGGCTTTGAAGCCTTGCTCCGCTGGCGGGACAAGGCAGGAACGATACGAAGCGCCGAGGCGCTTGTGGCCGCATTTGAGGATCCGACCCTGGGCGCCATGTTGAGCGATCGCATGCTGGCGCGAATTCTGGACGATATCGAACGGTGGGCGGGGGCAGGCGTGCCCTTTGGCCATGTGGCGTTCAACGTGAGCGGCATCGACCTGCGCCGATCGGCCTTTGCAGAGACGATACGCGCTCATTTGGTGTCTAGAAGCCTCCCGCCGCAATGTCTGCAGATTGAGGTCACCGAGCAGGTCTTTCTGGGCCGTGGTTCGGACCAGGTGCAAGAGGCGCTGCAGCGACTGAGCGACTGCGGGATACGGATTGCGCTCGATGACTTCGGGACTGGCTATGGCTCGCTGTCCTGCCTCAATCGCTTTCCTGTCGACGCCCTCAAGGTCGATCGCTCGTTCGTCCGGCAGGTCGGTCGCGGGAGGGATGCGGAGGTCATTGCCTCGGCGATCATCGGCATGGGCCGCTCGCTCGGCCTCGAAATCGTTGCCGAAGGCATCGAAACCGCTGCCCAGGAAGCCTATCTGATGAATGCAGGATGCGACCTGGGACAAGGGTTTCTCTATTCGCCGGCCATCCCCGCTGACGGCGTGCCCGCCATCCTTGCGCATCAGGGCCAGGGTCTGCGGCAGGCGCTGCGAGCATAGGTGGGCGGGGCACTTTACGGCCTGTCGTGACCGGATCCAAAAGCAGGTACGAAGGCGGTGCGCGGCAGGGGAATGCTGCTCTGCGGACGGACTGCTCCGCTCCTATCGCTTGAGCCATCCTGCCCATTTCGCAAACAGGGGTCCCATCTTCAATAGTTTGTTACGGTTCGCATTTACCTCATTCATCGATATCATTCGCGAGGGACATGGAGGATGATTTTGAAGCTTGCCGCGTTCACGCTTGGGTTGACGGTTGCGACAGGCGCCGCTGCCGCTCCGCTCCATCTCGTTTGCCTGGGCAATGGCTCGGCCAACAGGATCACCAGCAGTTCCGGTTCCGCTTGGGCCAGCAACGGCGCATCGGCCTGGGGGCAGGTGATCGGCACCCGCGACGTTCCTTTTGACGATCAGGTCAATATCGAGCTGGCGGACGACGGGACAGGTCAGATAAGGATGCCTCGCGCCATGTTGCCGAAAATCCGCGGGGGAAAAGACGGCTGGTTCGAGGTCAGGGATGTCGTCAAGGGCCAGGATGAAATAACCGGCACCGTGCAGGTCAATGTTTTCAACTCCCCCAAGCTGCGGATCGACCGCATTCGCGGCCATCTCAGCCTCAGCGGAAAATCCGGCGATTATGCAGGGGTCTGCCGGCCTTATGATCCCGCCACCGTCCAGCGGGCATTCTGATCGTCATGCGGGCCGGCTTTATTCTCGCGAGCCTGATTGCCTTTCCTGCATCGTTGGTCGCGGCCCATCCGGGTGGATTGAACGCGCAGGGTTGCCATAATGACCGCAAAACCGGCGGCTATCACTGCCATCGCGGAGAATCCGTAGCGACCCGCCGCCAGGCTCTGGCCGGTGGTGGAGGGGCATTTCCCAACTGTGCCTCAGCGCGCGCTGCTGGCGCGGCCCCTGTCAGGGTTGGCGAACCGGGTTATGGACGCCACCTGGACCGCGACGGTGACGGCATAGGATGTGAATGATGCATCGGCCCATGCGATATGACCTTGTTGGCATTTTGCTGGAAAATGGAACCTTTCCCATTTTGCGCATGCCCGATGGTGGCGAGTGGCGGCTGGAAATCCGGAGGCGATACAGGCATCTGCTGGGTATGCGGGTGAAAGTGACGGGCACGAGAAACGGATTCGACATTCTGGCGGTCGACCGTATCGAACGGGCATGACACGCGATCAGGAGCTCTGGGGGATGGCGGCCACGCTGCTTCGTCACCATGGCGACAAGGCCCCATTGCGGGTCGCTGAGCGTATCGGGGCCCTGGCGATGCAGGGGGAGATGGGCGGCGTGGAACTTTGGCGCGAAGTCGCCCGCCGGATGCTCGCCTTGACAGCCCAGGCCGGCAAGGCTTGAGGCTCGTTCGTCGCGCTGGCCCGGCTTGTGCATGATGCATGTCCTGCTGCGTTCATGCGCAGGCCGAAACAGGCGTGGCAATTGGTCGTCATCATCTCAGTCTCTGCCGATGGCGCAGGAATAAAGACCGGGAAGAGAGAATGTCCGTTCCCTTGCTATCATATGATAATTTTCTACGCGGCAGTCATGAATAACAGCGATCTAAAAGCGATAACTCGTGCGCTTGTAGGCGTGATCGAGCATAATGATGGACAGCGAAGGGCTTTCATCGCCGGATTTGTCTGCGCAGATCTTCCTCTCCATTCATCGGAGCGGGCCCGAAGCAATTTTCGTCTCGGACGGCGGACAAGGGAAGCGCTCAAATGAAGCAAATATATTCCTGATCGGACATCCGTCCGCGGTGCCGCGTAGAGCATGCGTTGAATCAGGCGCAGGACGCACGCTCTAATTCTTGGTTGTCGCATCGCTTCTGCGCAAAAGCGGGTTCCCACTTCTGCGCGCGATGCGCTGGGGCAAAAGCTAATCCGACGCGATCGGATCGCAACCCATCCCTGCTCCAGGCACCAGGGGCAGGCAAAGCCGGCAGATTTGATCAGCAAGATGCCGGCCTTGAACTTGAGCCGCGATGCGAACGCATATTTGGGCTGACTTCATGCTTCCGCCTTGTGCGGTTCATGAGGACAAGCCGTGGTTCTTGTGACCAGGAATAGCGGGATGGTTCCCATTTTCAGCGGGCAGCAGGGTGCCAGCCAGGTCTCAGCGTCTCTTCCACCTCCTCCAGAATCGAGAACAATTCAAGCGCTCCCACGTCATCGTGCCGGGACAAGGCGAGGGCGATCAGCTGCTCCACATAGGGCGGAGCGTGCGCTCCATATTGTCTGACCAGCTCTTGTGCATTCAACATGAGACGCCTTGGCTGATAAATGGTGAAGAACCATAAGCAGTCGGAGCAATCATATCCTGTTGTAAAGGATTGAAAGATGATCCTATCCTCTATTTCATAGCATTCATATACGAATCGGAAAAGAGGCGCGGATGGCTGACGTCGATTGGGAAGTCACAGAAAGCGGATCGATTGTGGCGGAGGCTGTGAGCCGCTCATTTGTCGCCCCCGCATCATCGCTGGTCGCCATAAGGATCGAGATTTCAGATACTGAAGGAGGCTCTGGCCGCGCGCATCAGTTTTTCGTGACATCTGATCTGGCCAGGTTGGTCGGCCGCCGATTGATGAAGGCCGCCGATGCCGTGGATCAGTATCGCAGCTGGGAACGCCGATGGCGCCCATCGCGCCTGAAGCTGGGTTGGACCTCCCGTCATCGTGTAAGCATGAGGGGCCCGCGGCGAAATTATATGGTTGCAGCTGAATGAGAGATGGGCTGCGGCGCTGAGGCTTTTTGAACAGTCGATTTGACCGTCGTTGGACCTTGCGGCCGTCATTGGTGAATCGATCACTGTCCCCCTTTGTTGCGGCTGTCCCAAGCACAACGGCCCATTTGGGCAATTGACGGCTCGTCCGCCGAGAGCGCAAAAAAATGGCCTGGCCAAAAGCCATTCTGATCTTCTGCTGCTTTCCTTCTCATTGGAAATGAGCCTGACGCCCCGCAAATTTGCGGAACGTGATTGCCTTCTCTCATCGCTCGCGGCCGGCTTGCCCCGAGGGAGCGAGTGCATTGCTGATCCTGTGGCTCGTGGGCCAGCGGGGAGATCTGCCGGGCCGATGCCCGCGCCCCGGCAATCGGTCTATGCGCCATGGCCTATGCTGACTCCTGATGGTGACGGCCTACCCTCCAGTGGGGAGCGGTGGCGGTCGCTCCTGACGGTGAGTGACCATGGAGGCGCGTTCGATGCGGTGAGTTCCGGCTTTGCCGAACCTTGCGTGCCTGCAGTCTGTTCAAACATTCGCTGGGCAATCGCGCTTCATCGCAAAATTGGAATCCTGAGCTCGTACCCCCGTAGGAGATTTCCGCCGCGTCTGCGGTGGCAATGGCAAGTCAAACATGGCACAGACGCTCCGATTCCTGGTCCCTTTCCAAAAGGATGCGATCAATCGTGACCCTCATTCGCCCACTTGCCGTCATCATTCTTGCCGCAGGGCAGGGCACGCGCATGAAGTCGGCCCGGCACAAGGTGCTGCACCCTGTCGCCGGCCGTCCCATGCTGCTGCATCTGCTTGCCAGCGTCGGGGAGCTCCAGCCTGAGCGGCGGATCGTCGTGGTCGGCGCGGGACGCGAGCAGGTCCAAAGAGCGATAGCCGAGACGGACGCGAGAATCGTGGTTCAGGAAGAGCAGTTTGGGACCGGTCACGCGGTAGCGCAGGCGCGGGATGCGCTTGGCGGCTTTGCGGGCGACATTCTCATTCTCTATGGTGATGTTCCGCTGGTTCGGCCGGAGACGCTGGCGGCCATGCTCGAGCGCCTCAACCGGGAGGACCAGCCGCGAGCGGTTGTGCTCGGTTTCCGGCCAGCGGATGCTGCGGCCTATGGACGGATCATAGCCGATGGTGATGGCGTCATTGAAAAAATGGTGGAATATAAGGACGCCGATGCTGCCGAACGCGCGGTGACGCTTTGCAATTCGGGGTTGATGGCCGTTCGGTCGGCCGACCTGTTTGGGCTGCTCGACAGGATCGGTAATGATAATGCTGCGGGCGAATATTATCTCCCCGACATCGTCATGCTGCCTGGCGCGCCAAGTGCCGTGATCGAGGCGGAGGCCTGGGAAGTCGCTGGCGTTAACAGCCGGGTGGAACTGGCCGGGGTCGAGGCTTTGTGGCAGGACCGCCGCCGTGCTGAAGCCATGCGGGACGGGGCTACGCTGATCGCGCCCGAAACAATATTCTTCAGCTACGACACAGTGCTCGGCCGGGATGTCGTGGTGGAACCGAACGTGGTTTTCGGACCTGGGGTCACGATTGCGGAGGACGTGACCATCCATGCTTTCTCGCACATCGAAGGCGCCACCATCGGCAAGGGCGCACAGGTCGGCCCCTATGCCCGGCTAAGACCCGGCGCGGCGATCGGCAGCAAGGCCAAGGTCGGCAATTTCGTCGAGATCAAGCAGGCTGGGCTCGGCGAAGGCGCCAAGGTAAACCACCTGTCCTATATCGGGGACACGCAGATAGGCGAGGGCGCCAATGTCGGTGCAGGCACCATAACCTGCAATTATGATGGCTTCCGCAAACACCGGACCGAAATTGGCGCGGGCGCCTTCATCGGGTCTAACAGCGCCCTGGTGGCGCCGGTGCGTATCGGAAATGGAGCCATCGTCGCGGCGGGGAGCGTCGTGACGCAGGATGTGGCCGCCGATGCCCTTTGCCTCGTCCGTCCACTTCAGGAAGAAAAGCCGGGCTGGGCTGAACAATTCCGGGAAAAGTCGCAGGCGCGAAAAGCGGCCGGATAATGGCACAGCCCTTCAGCTGGCGCTTGATGGGGGCGCTGTTGCTGCTCTTCGCCATGATGGGAGGGGTGATCCTTCGGCTG is a genomic window containing:
- a CDS encoding ATP-binding protein; translation: MQNTNTQCGDLGDDGDSLNAVMLAERWSQAAAAMARLAAARDLGDIVAILRQSARAAANADGIAIVLREGDACHYLAEDAMEPLWQGQRFPQDTCVSGWAMQNRTSAAIADITLDPRVPQDAYRTTFVKSMAMVPIGDGEPVAALGAYWASIGHPDAHEMAVLEALAQAASTALAHGRLVAEMAELNRDLEARIEERTKELEAAHQSLMQTQKLELMGQLTGNVAHDFNNLLSPIMTSLDLILQTGSPGQAALAPAQVAMEAVERARALVQRLLAFARRRPLAHAVMDIRSLLKGMQSLLESTVGGRIQLHIAAPPGLPHVAGDRQQLEIAILNLVVNARDAMPDGGVLAISASYPSAPEGHFAKDDGFVRLVVADQGEGMDEATRTMALEPFFTTKGDGSGTGLGLSMVHGVVQELGGVIGIASEPGAGTQVSLWLPITHDVEAQRPAPRIANVAMEVEGIAVVVDDHNLVRRGTAAMLREEGYKVVEVESAEACLVRLKEGLRPALLITDHVMPGMTGLDLVHRVADLYPQVPILLVSGYDGLDATPADIVRMTKPFRQHELQAAIARARRQAQMRSGSAPSGVSRAG
- a CDS encoding hybrid sensor histidine kinase/response regulator codes for the protein MVKPTFKQSEVNEQFDSPLGSCAELATAMLDPQGYVVSWSSGAERSRGYAASEIIGKHLSVLFTPQEREAGVPQHALEAARSGRFETQGWQLCKAGPGFLAHIVMDPVWNRHGDLTGFVLITADVTAGQRREQALVESELQFRLLVEGLREFAIYMIGPDGTVTNWNAGAKAIKGYDAPEILGRHFSCFYTQEDRSRGVPAAALEEALERGKFEAEGWRVRKDGSRFWAHVVISPVFDDLGEHRGFAKVTRDASEKRKQEEELRQAQEALLQSQKLQALGELAGGIAHDFNNLMTVVRGTADLLLRRPDLPEEKRSRYLQTVLETSERATSLTSQLLAFARRQPLEPEVIDLSVRLDALAEMIQRTLGNQYRLELDLAPALWPVEIDPTGLETAVLNAVLNARDAMPDGGEIRIATNNLSAVEPGMVSLSIADTGPGIPPEQAERVFEPFFTTKPVGKGTGLGLSQIHGFAEQSGGSVTFRSAPGEGAMLEIRLPGTGKMPPAAKQEQDHIVLAKGLHVLLVEDSDHVRRFARQLLEDLGCEVLEASSAEDALELLKGHAVDLVFSDILMPGRTGLELAQDIKAVYGLPVLLASGYSSEQFVPKDQREFPILRKPYKLETLAASINELVGGPRRQAGRA
- a CDS encoding CopG family ribbon-helix-helix protein, encoding MTEATFTFRVDEALKSEFAQAAKAKDRTGAQLLRDFMRQYVERQQEVAAHDAWFRQEVQIGLDAANAGHLIPGNEVEAEAAAWRAATRRRMAGEA
- a CDS encoding type II toxin-antitoxin system RelE/ParE family toxin, translating into MACSNPAQDGRRGVSLVWTVPASLDRKHIREYIAQDNPIAAIALDDQFADKARRLVDYPGLGRPGRMPGTRELIAHHNYILVYDVAGEAVRILRVLHARRQWPPSVATGD
- a CDS encoding putative bifunctional diguanylate cyclase/phosphodiesterase, which encodes MDRNSGQLVSWLLGSPLDPPPPLAAELKNGLFTSVPIFMGGVFNTLLVAAIAAWRHPTPVFTGWVLFEAVLGVMRLTCLVRGRKAIQAERKPPRHAAALLSCAWSASVGVGTFLCLLNGDWILATIACLSAAAMICGICLRNFGTPRLAVLMVCATVAPCAIAGLLVSEPVLTVISLQLPVFTWTIFIASFGLHKMLVSRMVALSELERSQSLNRTILQSSPDPTFLLDEAHRLIFSNPPGRELFGEDVAYGEPWLFMLPAGDRARAEAVLERARSDPANLVVELTRPSGSSAWFDIVINRTAAALKGFVVVARDISDQKVSEERAIWMARHDALTGLPNRTILQDRLDKILDRGEASAGAALLIVDVDNFKTINDSFGHDCGDALLCTVAQRLRATLRADDLVARTGGDEFTLVIAAACEADVIETARRIYGQLEAPMRHRGLLVECGVSIGASLVPRDGRKRSDILKAADVALYAAKTDGRSQIKIFSPAMLIEAEKPRAMIASARDALQRDAVLPYYQPKVSLYDGRTVGFEALLRWRDKAGTIRSAEALVAAFEDPTLGAMLSDRMLARILDDIERWAGAGVPFGHVAFNVSGIDLRRSAFAETIRAHLVSRSLPPQCLQIEVTEQVFLGRGSDQVQEALQRLSDCGIRIALDDFGTGYGSLSCLNRFPVDALKVDRSFVRQVGRGRDAEVIASAIIGMGRSLGLEIVAEGIETAAQEAYLMNAGCDLGQGFLYSPAIPADGVPAILAHQGQGLRQALRA
- a CDS encoding excalibur calcium-binding domain-containing protein — its product is MRAGFILASLIAFPASLVAAHPGGLNAQGCHNDRKTGGYHCHRGESVATRRQALAGGGGAFPNCASARAAGAAPVRVGEPGYGRHLDRDGDGIGCE
- a CDS encoding DUF5818 domain-containing protein; the protein is MRYDLVGILLENGTFPILRMPDGGEWRLEIRRRYRHLLGMRVKVTGTRNGFDILAVDRIERA
- a CDS encoding DUF6961 family protein, coding for MTRDQELWGMAATLLRHHGDKAPLRVAERIGALAMQGEMGGVELWREVARRMLALTAQAGKA
- the glmU gene encoding bifunctional UDP-N-acetylglucosamine diphosphorylase/glucosamine-1-phosphate N-acetyltransferase GlmU, whose protein sequence is MKSARHKVLHPVAGRPMLLHLLASVGELQPERRIVVVGAGREQVQRAIAETDARIVVQEEQFGTGHAVAQARDALGGFAGDILILYGDVPLVRPETLAAMLERLNREDQPRAVVLGFRPADAAAYGRIIADGDGVIEKMVEYKDADAAERAVTLCNSGLMAVRSADLFGLLDRIGNDNAAGEYYLPDIVMLPGAPSAVIEAEAWEVAGVNSRVELAGVEALWQDRRRAEAMRDGATLIAPETIFFSYDTVLGRDVVVEPNVVFGPGVTIAEDVTIHAFSHIEGATIGKGAQVGPYARLRPGAAIGSKAKVGNFVEIKQAGLGEGAKVNHLSYIGDTQIGEGANVGAGTITCNYDGFRKHRTEIGAGAFIGSNSALVAPVRIGNGAIVAAGSVVTQDVAADALCLVRPLQEEKPGWAEQFREKSQARKAAG